From the Scomber japonicus isolate fScoJap1 chromosome 8, fScoJap1.pri, whole genome shotgun sequence genome, the window tgtaaaaTATCCTGGCAGTAGAAACACGTGttatatttgacatattgtGACCTCATTTAGACatgtatattttgttttctctttcaattCCTTTTGCCATCACAATTTTCGAAAACGACTTTAGCAATATGAGGGCTCATACTTACTACACAATTTCACTGTTTCCCGCACTttgaataatatatttttaacattatgaTGCCGGGGCTCCTTATTGTCATAGTGGTGTGCATTTTCATGGTTTGTACTCTTAGGGACGCTGTTGGCCAATGTGTGGTAGTTCCGCTGCAGCTTTCATCAGCACCTCCCAGATCATTTAGATGTGTTGGAGGCAAGGTCGACACAATGCACATTTGCAGTTACAGAGAGCACTAAACAAGGAAAAATGAGTTGGAAATATTCTGGTTAAGATTTGTGGTGACGCTTCTTCATTCTTTGTCATACCGTTTGTGGAATACGACTGTCTTCTTTGCGGATTATATCCTGATTCGTTGTTATCTTAAAGAATCGTTGAGCGAAACAATGAGACGGCAAGTACTATTGTTTTTCTCGATGCTCTCTCTTAGTCCTGTGCTTGGGCAGGTCAGCTATTCTATTCCCGAAGAGATGTCGAAAGGCTCGTTGGTCGGCAACATAGCACAGGATTTAGGTTTAGATTTAAAACGGCTAAAAACAGGGAAAGCTCGCTTGCATGTTGGAAACACCGCTGAGTACATCgagttaaataaagaaaagggaGTCCTCCTCATCAAAGAGAAAATAGATAGAGAGGCGTTATGCAAACAAACTACTCCCTGtgctttacattttcaaatgattttGGAAAACCCCATCGAGTTCTATCGAGTTACCGTAGAAATAACAGATATAAACGACAACGCCCCGATGTTCAAAATgaataatgtgttatttgagATCAGCGAATCGGCTGTCAAGGGTGCAAAATTTGTGTTACAGAAAGCAATAGATTACGACGTTGGTATAAACGGACTCAAAAGCTACTCCCTTAACCCAACGAATAATTTCGTTTTAAAACTCAATGACAACGCAGGTGGAGAAAATGAGGTGGAAATGGTCTTAGAGAAACCTCTTGATCGTGAGAAGCAAGAACAATTGACTCTTACATTAACAGCAGTCGACGGGGGTGAACCTCAGCTCTCAGGGACAGTGCAGATTCATGTAACTGTATTAGATGCGAATGACAATGCTCCAGTATTTACACAGTCAACATATAAAGCTAGTTTAATGGAAAACTCTCCAAAGGGAACGTCATTAATGACTGTAACTGCTACAGATAGAGATCAAGGTACAAATGGTTTAGTTACGTACTCCATTTCTAGTAACACCGACGACATTATGGATTTATTTGATATACATGGGACAAGTGGGGAGGTACGTCTGATTGGTAAAATAGATTATGAAACATCAAAATATTACCAGTTACATGTTAAAGCAAGAGATCAAGGTGGGCTCACTGACTCGTGCAAAATAATTTTTGATATTGTTGATGTAAATGACAATAATCCCGTAATAGATTTAATGTCAACCACACAATCTGTACCTGAAGATGCCACATTTCAAACAGTTGTTGCTGTTATGAATGTGCATGATGCTGACTCGGATGTTAATGGAGTGGTAAAATGTTTTCTTAGTGATAATGCACCTTTTATCATTGAAAATACGTCGAATGGATTCTATAGCATACGAACAAACAGTGAtttagatagagagagagcatCAGAGTATAATATAACTGTGACCTGCTCTGATGAGGGAGTGCCCTCCCTCTCCAGCAGCGTCACTCTCACCTTACAGATCTCTGATGTAAATGATAATGCACCTGTCTTTGAGAGGAGCTCATATGAGGCCTACATTATAGAAAACAACACACCAGGCCTCTCTATATTCACAGTGAAAGCCAGAGACGCTGACTGGAACCAGAATGCCCGTGTTTCTTACATACTGGAGGACTCCTCTGTTAACGGAGTGCCAGTCTCCTCATATGTGTCCGTTAGTGCTGATAGTGGAGTCATCCATGCAGTTCGCTCTTTTGACTACGAGCAGATCAAAGATTTCCGGTTCCGTGTTAAGGCACAGGATGGAGGCTCCCCTCCACTCATTAGTAATGTGAGCATGAAAATAATGATCCAGGACCAGAACGACAACCCCCCTCAGGTTCTGTACCCAGTCCAGGCTGGTGGCTCTCTGGTGGCTGAAATGGTTCCTCGTTCAGCAGATGTGGGCTATCTGGTGACTAAAGTGGTGGCTGTGGATGTGGACTCTGGACAGAATGCCTGGCTCTCCTATAAACTGCAGAAAGCCACAGACAGGGCGCTGTTTGAAGTGGGCTTACAGAATGGAGAAATAAGAACTATCCGCCAGGTGACTGATAAAGATGCTGTGAAACAAAGACTGACTGTTATAGTGGAGGACAACGGGCAGCCCTCTCGTTCAGCTACAGTCATTGTTAACGTGGCGGTGGCGGACAGCTTCCCTGAAGTGCTGTCAGAGTTCACTGACTTTACACACGACAAGGAGTACAATGACAACCTGACTTTTTACTTAGTGTTGGCTCTGGCTgtagtttccttcctcttcatcacgtGTTTAGTGgttattatatcagtgaaaaTCTACAGATGGAGACAGTCTCGCATCCTGTATCACTCCAATCTCCCTGTGATTCCATATTATCCA encodes:
- the LOC128363449 gene encoding protocadherin beta-16-like; the protein is MRRQVLLFFSMLSLSPVLGQVSYSIPEEMSKGSLVGNIAQDLGLDLKRLKTGKARLHVGNTAEYIELNKEKGVLLIKEKIDREALCKQTTPCALHFQMILENPIEFYRVTVEITDINDNAPMFKMNNVLFEISESAVKGAKFVLQKAIDYDVGINGLKSYSLNPTNNFVLKLNDNAGGENEVEMVLEKPLDREKQEQLTLTLTAVDGGEPQLSGTVQIHVTVLDANDNAPVFTQSTYKASLMENSPKGTSLMTVTATDRDQGTNGLVTYSISSNTDDIMDLFDIHGTSGEVRLIGKIDYETSKYYQLHVKARDQGGLTDSCKIIFDIVDVNDNNPVIDLMSTTQSVPEDATFQTVVAVMNVHDADSDVNGVVKCFLSDNAPFIIENTSNGFYSIRTNSDLDRERASEYNITVTCSDEGVPSLSSSVTLTLQISDVNDNAPVFERSSYEAYIIENNTPGLSIFTVKARDADWNQNARVSYILEDSSVNGVPVSSYVSVSADSGVIHAVRSFDYEQIKDFRFRVKAQDGGSPPLISNVSMKIMIQDQNDNPPQVLYPVQAGGSLVAEMVPRSADVGYLVTKVVAVDVDSGQNAWLSYKLQKATDRALFEVGLQNGEIRTIRQVTDKDAVKQRLTVIVEDNGQPSRSATVIVNVAVADSFPEVLSEFTDFTHDKEYNDNLTFYLVLALAVVSFLFITCLVVIISVKIYRWRQSRILYHSNLPVIPYYPPRYSDTLGTGTLQHVYNYEVCRTTDSRKSDCKFGRAGSQNVLIMDPSSTGTMQRIQSEKSILDEPDSPLEVSLLEYHKLLHSTSYGSNCFPP